ATCCCTCATAGATGTTTAGTCCGGTGCAAATAAAGCAGGAATATACAGGAGTGGAGGACGCCAATCAGAGTAGTAATACTGGTATCCCAGGTAATTCTGATTATCCAGTATTTACCAATCAGGATGTGGATTACATGTGTCGTCAGCAATTGCAATTTTGGGGACAAGCCCAATTGCATCAAAATCCAATACCTATAGATTTACCATCAAAGGGTGACTCATTGGCTCGTCAAGATCTATCTCAGATGGGTGTAAGTATTTTTTAAGTAATCGGAATATAATTGTCAGGCTTGTTATTTACACTGTGTTAATAAATGTAGTATAATTGGTTAGATTTAAATTGTTGGTTgggttgtaaataaataatggcATTTCACTTGGGTATGTCTAAATGAAATCtgtatgtaaaaaatcatggaATTACATTTTATGTATACCTAAGAATGCCAACAGTCAGCAACTTGTACGCTGCTACATATTTCTGTGTATTAGGCATCATTTTTCAAGCATTCCAGATGTTCCGAAATTCTTTTGATACGCTGCCAAGCTTGTTGAAACTTATCTTATCACTTTGCATGTAAGCATGGCTTGACCATTCTTTAGTGGTCACCTTAGAACATTTagataatatttcatttcaaatgtgTATTTACATATGTACATGCAATTTGCTTTTACATGCAAGTAAGAATAAGATTTTTGACTTTATAAGTATTTTCTACCCATAATTAATGGCTCACCATTTCGCAGCATAGCACATTATAGTCATTCATCTCTTACACTCACCATATTCAGCTACATTCATTCTCAACTGCAAAACACACACATAATTAGTTCTTGAATTATCAGGGGGGTTCTGAATCtgttccaattttttaaacagaacATCTAGTCATGTACaatgtttatattttattttacagcaATCTATGCCTCAGTTGGCAGTATCTAGCTACCTTCAACAGCACAACATGCCGTTTCAAGTATCACCGCATCCTCAAGAAGCTACTAATGAAACTCAAACAACTCAACAAAATCAATCAAACATTACTCAACAAGCTCAACAGAGTCAACTTTCTCAAATTAGTCAACAGCAGCCAAGTATAAATCAATCGCTGCTGGGAATTCCTTCCACTTCGCCAGTCAAACATAATGGTCCTGGACGGCCACCCAAGACATCAGGAGGAGCtggaagtttgaaaaagttgaaatgtcAATGCGAAGTTTGTTTCAAGGAGTTTGGCCACAAGAGCAATTTGTTCATTCACATGAGGACTCATAATGGCGAAAGGCCATACAAATGCTCTCAATGTGAAAAATGCTTTACTCACAGCGGTAATCTGGCTATTCACATGAGAACACACTCAGGCGAAAGACCATACGCGTGTCAAATATGCGGAAAAATGTTTAGCCATAGCGGTAATCTCTCAACGCACTTACGCACTCATTCCGGAGTTAAACCATACAAGTGCAGCTACTGTGCGAAAGAATTTAGACACAGTGGGAATCTTTCTATACACGAAAGGATACATTCAGGAATAAAACCGTTTCAATGCAAAGTTTGTGGCAAGCAGTTTTATCACAGCGGAAACTTGACCACCCACATGAAGAAACATCCTGGAATATTGAATGCAAACTCCGAACAGTGCGAGAATAGTAGTGATATAATAGTGAGTTCTGTTCGCATCATGAATAACAGCAACTCGGTCAAAAGTGAGTGTAACGATGAAGCTTCGTTGGATGATCCGTCTGTTTTGAGGTCCCCTCCGAGTTAATAGTTTCAATGAAGAATCTTCCATgaaaacttgagaaaataTCCAAAGCATTTATGTACTATCTCAACATCGCTAGCTCTTCATTTTTATGTGA
The genomic region above belongs to Diprion similis isolate iyDipSimi1 chromosome 8, iyDipSimi1.1, whole genome shotgun sequence and contains:
- the LOC124409881 gene encoding zinc finger protein 180-like isoform X1 produces the protein MIVDGFPLFVLRCPKPEGRARYSISEKTYNMFSPVQIKQEYTGVEDANQSSNTGIPGNSDYPVFTNQDVDYMCRQQLQFWGQAQLHQNPIPIDLPSKGDSLARQDLSQMGQSMPQLAVSSYLQQHNMPFQVSPHPQEATNETQTTQQNQSNITQQAQQSQLSQISQQQPSINQSLLGIPSTSPVKHNGPGRPPKTSGGAGSLKKLKCQCEVCFKEFGHKSNLFIHMRTHNGERPYKCSQCEKCFTHSGNLAIHMRTHSGERPYACQICGKMFSHSGNLSTHLRTHSGVKPYKCSYCAKEFRHSGNLSIHERIHSGIKPFQCKVCGKQFYHSGNLTTHMKKHPGILNANSEQCENSSDIIVSSVRIMNNSNSVKSECNDEASLDDPSVLRSPPS
- the LOC124409881 gene encoding zinc finger protein 180-like isoform X2 encodes the protein MFSPVQIKQEYTGVEDANQSSNTGIPGNSDYPVFTNQDVDYMCRQQLQFWGQAQLHQNPIPIDLPSKGDSLARQDLSQMGQSMPQLAVSSYLQQHNMPFQVSPHPQEATNETQTTQQNQSNITQQAQQSQLSQISQQQPSINQSLLGIPSTSPVKHNGPGRPPKTSGGAGSLKKLKCQCEVCFKEFGHKSNLFIHMRTHNGERPYKCSQCEKCFTHSGNLAIHMRTHSGERPYACQICGKMFSHSGNLSTHLRTHSGVKPYKCSYCAKEFRHSGNLSIHERIHSGIKPFQCKVCGKQFYHSGNLTTHMKKHPGILNANSEQCENSSDIIVSSVRIMNNSNSVKSECNDEASLDDPSVLRSPPS